Proteins encoded within one genomic window of Oncorhynchus masou masou isolate Uvic2021 chromosome 1, UVic_Omas_1.1, whole genome shotgun sequence:
- the cdt1 gene encoding DNA replication factor Cdt1, with the protein MSQARVTDFYVKRKKDASGAALGDGNKTQVVDTVTSKPCTRSTRSKSKNAAPTTKVMIKNSKSTCSENSVQDEFWRVIDEATSVDEVESVSAVLARTDSEKQTLLSSPRTPKRTSTEAEFDLGSAVFSTTAEHSTAKKRLRIEANKHAIAVGTSPEPVKAVKNSVRKKLILVKDDEQATHSLAKDVPQVPYPLPVDKESKNFVNRSANNSPTHKPHVQGSTKPKEGHKTFSKEDVAALKFRLKKIQGQTRKAENLPFTPPESTAPDLKTRLACVKELAAKAKHRKEERLAEARSTEENNRPQTEDGDKLPAYQRYHTLAQDVPPGLTLPFKYKLLAGMFRSMDTIVGMLFNRSETVTFAKVKQGVQDMMHKRFEETHVGQIKTVYPTAYHFRQERNIPTFSATVRKSSYQLTVEPVIEADKSKAVLAASRLLERRRIFHQNLISIVKGHHKAFLAKLNPPIRVPDDKLTRWHPRFNVDEVPNVLPSDLPQPPQEAEKLTTAQEVLDKARSMMTPKMEKALANMALKTAEMVCVKEQEPVPQTHVAPAETHSALKGVSQSLLERIRAKEAQKLQAAMTRNPQQEERLVMMSRLGELARILRNVFVAEKKPALIMEVACNRMVSSYRSALSTGDMERHLRLLAELTPEWLTIHTIRKDFYLKLIKTMDLNVVLEKLKQKTKEEERL; encoded by the exons ATGTCTCAGGCGCGGGTTACCGATTTCTACGTCAAGAGAAAGAAAGATGCTAGTGGGGCTGCGCTTGGTGACGGCAATAAAACGCAAGTTGTGGACACTGTAACAAGTAAGCCATGCACAAGATCAACTCGGTCGAAAAGCAAGAATGCGGCACCTACAACAAAGGTTATGATAAAGAATTCCAAATCAACATGTTCTGAAAACAGTGTACAAGATGAGTTTTGGAGGGTTATTGATGAGGCGACTTCGGTCGATGAGGTGGAGAGCGTGTCTGCTGTGCTGGCGAGGACCGACTCGGAAAAACAAACACTTCTCTCCAGCCCTCGTACTCCCAAGAGGACCTCTACAGAAGCTGAATTCGATCTTGGATCAGCTGTATTTTCAACCACTGCTGAACATAGCACAGCAAAGAAGCGTCTTCGGATCGAGGCAAATAAACACGCCATCGCTGTAGGGACAAGTCCTGAGCCGGTTAAAGCTGTAAAGAATTCGGTCAGGAAGAAATTGATTCTCGTCAAAGACGACGAACAG GCAACCCACTCTCTGGCTAAAGATGTCCCGCAGGTACCCTATCCACTACCTGTTGATAAAGAATCAAAGAATTTTGTCAATCGCAGTGCCAACAATTCTCCAACGCACAAACCACATGTTCAGGGCAGCACAAAACCAAAAGAGGGGCACAAG ACTTTCTCCAAAGAGGATGTTGCGGCCCTCAAGTTCCGCCTTAAGAAGATACAGGGCCAGACACGGAAAGCTGAGAACCTGCCCTTTACGCCCCCCGAGTCTACTGCCCCAGACCTGAAGACAAGGCTAGCCTGTGTCAAAGAGCTTGCTGCTAAGGCGAAACACCGAAAGGAGGAGAGGTTGGCAGAGGCCAGATCTACTGAAGAAAATAATCGGCCGCAAACCGAGGATGG AGATAAGCTCCCAGCCTATCAGCGGTACCATACTCTTGCCCAGGATGTTCCCCCTGGCCTCACCCTGCCCTTCAAGTACAAACTGCTTGCTGGAATGTTCCGTAGCATGGACACTATAGTGGGAATGCTCTTCAACCGCTCAGAGACTGTTACCTTTGCCAAAGTGAAGCAGGGTGTCCAGGACATGATGCACAA GCGTTTTGAGGAGACCCATGTGGGCCAGATTAAGACCGTCTATCCTACGGCCTACCATTTCCGCCAGGAGAGAAACATTCCTACCTTCAGTGCTACAGTGAGGAAGTCGAGCTACCAGCTCACAGTGGAGCCTGTCATTGAAGCTG ATAAGAGCAAGGCAGTGCTGGCTGCTTCCCGCCTGTTAGAGAGGAGACGTATCTTCCACCAAAACCTAATCAGCATTGTGAAAGGGCATCACAAA GCATTCCTTGCCAAGTTGAATCCTCCTATTAGAGTCCCAGATGACAAGCTTACCCGCTGGCACCCTCGCTTCAATGTGGATGAGGTGCCCAATGTCCTGCCCAGTGATCTGCCCCAGCCCCCACAGGAAGCTGAGAAGCTAACCACTGCCCAGGAGGTTCTGGACAAGGCCCGCTCCATGATGACCCCTAAG ATGGAGAAAGCGCTGGCCAACATGGCTCTGAAGACTGCAGAGATGGTCTGTGTAAAAGAGCAAGAGCCTGTTCCACAAACTCATGTGGCTCCTGCTGAAACTCACAGTGCCCTCAAAGGGGTGTCTCAGTCCCTGCTGGAGAGG ATCCGAGCAAAGGAGGCTCAGAAGCTCCAAGCTGCCATGACCCGGAACCCTCAACAGGAGGAGCGCCTTGTGATGATGTCACGACTGGGAGAGCTGGCTCGGATCCTGCGTAACGTCTTTGTGGCAGAGAAGAAACCTGCACTGATCATGGAGGTGGCCTGTAACCGGATGGTCTCTAGTTACCGCTCTGCCCTGAGCACAG GTGATATGGAGCGGCACCTTCGTCTGCTGGCAGAACTGACTCCTGAATGGCTTACCATTCACACAATTAGAAAGGACTTCTATCTCAAGTTGATCAAGACCATGGACCTGAATGTGGTACTGGAGAAACTGAAGCAGAAGACCAAAGAGGAAGAAAGGCTATGA